The Candidatus Flexicrinis affinis genome has a segment encoding these proteins:
- a CDS encoding CHRD domain-containing protein has translation MRKFAFPILVLLIVVAAATALAAPNKFIAHLAGQNEVPPVDSSAQGQVKFKLADDGLHFKLITANIIGVTQAHIHCGPEGANGPVVAFLYGFNAAGVDNNGVLAEGVITPANVIPRPHSAVCPGGVADFDDLLEKMSSGGTYVNTHTLSVPSGEIRGQIRPIGSK, from the coding sequence ATGAGAAAGTTCGCTTTTCCGATTCTCGTATTGTTGATCGTGGTTGCAGCAGCAACGGCCTTGGCCGCACCGAACAAGTTCATTGCGCATCTAGCGGGTCAGAACGAGGTGCCACCAGTAGACAGCAGCGCACAGGGGCAAGTGAAGTTCAAACTGGCAGACGATGGGCTGCACTTCAAGCTCATCACGGCCAACATCATAGGCGTAACTCAGGCACACATCCATTGTGGCCCGGAGGGCGCCAATGGCCCTGTGGTTGCGTTCCTCTATGGCTTCAACGCCGCAGGTGTCGATAACAACGGCGTGCTTGCCGAGGGTGTCATTACTCCGGCTAACGTGATCCCCCGGCCCCACTCGGCGGTCTGTCCGGGAGGAGTCGCAGACTTCGATGATCTGCTCGAGAAGATGAGCAGCGGCGGAACGTATGTCAATACGCATACGCTGTCTGTGCCGTCCGGTGAAATCCGCGGCCAGATCCGTCCGATCGGCAGTAAGTAA